The sequence below is a genomic window from Verrucomicrobiota bacterium.
CGGCGGCCAATGTCAAACGGTTAATCAACCTCCGGCAGTGACGAGGGGATATTTTGTAAGGCGTGATTCGGGACCAGTGTTTGAGGAGGAGGAAGTGATCTCTTATCAAGTATGCCAAGACTCACGTAGAGTGTGTAGATCACCAGGCTTTCCATGAGCAGAAAGCCGACAAAACTGAGGGTAACCACCCACCAGTCGATCCAATTGAGAAACTTTCTCTTCACACCTCCTATACAGCAGTGCGGATGCCGCGCACACCCGATCGGGGAGTATTGGATTGTCCGGGGAGCGCACGCGCCCTCGCGTGCTGTGGTGGGCGCCCTCGCCGACCACAGGCTTGCGTCCGAAAAGCGATCCTTTCTGAGATGGTTTCTCCGACGTTCCGACCGGCGAGGGCGCCGGTCGGAACACGCGAGGGCGCGTGTGCTCCCCGGTTCCAACTGTTTCCCGCTAACTCTTGATCGGCCAGCCGGCGCCGGCCAGCGCTTTGTATCCGCCCATGAGCGAATAGACGTTGCGATAGCCCATTTTCTGCGCGGCGTCTGCGGTCAAAGCGGAACGAAATCCGCCCCCACAATACATGATGATCTCGGTCTCAGGATTGGGAAACATTTTCTCAAGATCACGTTCCAGGATTCCTTTGCCGAGATGAACCGCCTCCGCCGCGTGGCCCTTTTGCCATTCATGATCCTCGCGCACGTCCAGCAAAACGGCCTGCGGATTCTTCGCGAGTTGTTCGCGGGCCTGGTCCAGGGTGATTTCCTTGACGCGGCTCTTGGAGTCGTTGACCAATTTGAGAAAGCCGGGTGAATGTTCCATGCTGCGAATTTACCGGACAGGTCCGGTCCGTCAAATGGCATTTGGCGAACCTGGCGAACCCTTGCTGTCCTCAGTGGCCCCAGGCTCGGCCAAAGAACTCAATGATGAATGTTCAATTCCCAATGACGAAAGAATTCCGAAATCCGAATGCCCAACCAAAGCAAGCCAATCGGTCATTCGAGCTTCGACATTCTTTCGACATTCGTCATTCGGCGTTCCGGAAGATCGCGGCAAACCTCGAAGACCGATTTGCCTTGTCAACCCGCGCAGAAGCTGCTGAACAGATTGACCAGTTTATGGATGTCAAAAACTTAGACCAGGTGCCGGCCTTCACGACGAAGGACGGGTCTGAAATTCGCGAATTGCTGGCTCATCGCAATTCCGCGATCCGCAACCAAAGCCTCGCGGAAGCCCGGCTCGGCCCCGGCGCGAGCACCCAGGAGCATTTCCACGTGAAAGCCGAGGAGATCTATTTCATTACCTCCGGCCAGGGGCGGATGCGGATCGAGGGAGAGACGCGAACGGTCGGGGTCGGCGATGCCATCGCCATCCCGCCCGGCCAAAAACATAAAATCTGGAACCTCGGCTCCGAGCCATTAAGGTTTCTCTGTTGCTGTGCGCCAGCTTACGAGCACAGTGACACGGTGATTACGGAAGCAGTTCAATAAATGAAACCGAAGCGAATCCGATTATTCGTCCGTCCCTACTGCGGCTGGTGCCACGAGGCGGCGGACTGGCTCAACGAACGCGGCCTCGAATTCGAGACGCTCGACGTCGCGGCCAACCCCGACGCGCGCCAGGAAATGATGCAAATCTCGGGACAAGGCCTGGCCCCGGTGATCGACGTGGACGGCAAAGTGCTGGCCGACTTTGACACCGACCAGTTGGCGGCGTTTTGGGAAAAGCTGGAACAACCCGCCGAGCCTTTGTAGGGTCAACCGCAGATGAACGCAGATTGACGCGGATGAATCCGCGTTTATCCGCGCCCATCTGCGGTTAATAAATCTGAGATACCGTGGTGACGACAATTCCAACTGCCCGCCCTCGGATGCCCGAATGGCTGCGCATCCGCCTCCCGGCGAGCGACACATTTTCCCAGACGCGCAGCCTGCTGGCTGATCTCAAGCTGCACACCGTTTGCGAAAGCGCGAAATGCCCCAACCATTGGGAATGCTGGGGCCGGGGCACCGCCACTTTCATGATCGCGGGAGATCGCTGCACCCGGGCGTGCGGCTTTTGCGCCGTGACGACCGCCAAACCGTTGCCGCTCGAAACCGACGAACCCGCGCGCGTCGCCGAGGCCGTCCGGCGCATGCGGCTGAAACATGTCGTGATCACCGCCGTCGCCCGCGACGACTTGCCCGATGGCGGCGCCGAACATTTTCGCCGGACGATCGAAGCGGTGCGTGCGGCTTCGCCGGGCATTGGGATCGAAGTGCTGGCGCCGGATTTTCTCGATTCCGACTGCTCCATCGAGACCGTGCTGGCGGCGAGCCCGGATATTTTCAACCACAACCTGGAAACCGTGCGGCGGCTGACGCCCCACGTCCGATTTCGCGCGACGTATGAGCGCTCTCTAAGCGTGTTGCGGAAGGTCAAGGCCTGGCGGCGCGACTCGATCTACACCAAGTCAGGACTCATGCTGGGGTTGGGGGAAACCGAAGAAGAATTGCTCACCGCGCTGGCGGATTTGCGCCGCGCCGGTTGCGACATGCTGACGCTAGGCCAATACTTGCAGCCAACACTGCGCCATTTGCCCGTGGTCGAATTCGTCCCGCCCTCGCGGTTCGACGAGTATCGAACGATCGCGGAACGAATGGGGTTTTCGCACGTGGCCAGCGGCCCCATGGTCCGCAGCTCGTATCACGCCGATGAGTTTAAACCGATCACCCATGAGGCTCCGTAGTTTTGGACTGCGGCGACGGAGCCTGCGCAGTCGCCGCTTTGAATGCGCTCGGCGCTGTCGAGCAAGCTCGACGTCTCCGGAAACAGGTTCTTCGCTATTTTCAGCGGCTGCGTCGTGGATTTCGAACGTCCTCCTCCCCCTCACCCTATCCCTCTCCCTCAGGGAGAGGGGAAAAGGCACCCGCGCTGGGAGCAACCCTGGGCGCTCGACTCATCGAAATCCGGCGGTCGATGCTCCCTCTCCCCAAGGGAGAGGGCTGGGTGAGTGGGAAGGGGATCTCCATGCACCCAAGAAGTTGTTCACTGGAATATGAGTAAGGATCCAATCCACCGCCGGGAATTCATCAAAGTGTTAGCGCTTACGACGGCGTATTCCAGATTGCGGGACGGCGATTGGTTCGGGACGGTTCTCGCGGAGGTGTCCGCCCAGGCCCGGCCAACTGTCGGAATCCTGCGTTTGAATATCGACGACTTCCCCGCCTTGCGAAATGACTTCGGCTCGGTGCGGATCGGCACCAGCCGGCTGGCGGCGAACGTCCCGGCAGGTTTGTTTTATCCCATGCTGATCAACCGCGCGCCGGGAGGGCAATTCTACGCGCTCAATTCCGAGTGCACCCATGCGGGGTGCGCCGTGCCGGTGTTCAGCCGGGCTTCCAACTCCAGCACCTGCCCGTGCCACGGTTCGCGGTTCGCGATCGATGGCCGCGCGATCACTGGCCCGGCTTCGTTTCCGTTGCAGTCGTACAAAACGAGTTTCGACGGAGCCAATCGGCTCGCGATCGAGATTCCCGATTGGCCGCACGAAATCGCCGGTTCAATCGTGAACGGGGGCGCGGCCTTGCCCCCGCGTTTGCAATTGAAGTTCCTGGCCTTCGCAAATCTCGAATTTGAAGTGCTCTTTCGAGCGTCGCTCTCTGAACCCTGGAAGCAAGTCCCCTTCGCGCTCACGCCGGATGGCGCCGCAAGCCAGACGGTTTTCCCCGGCATCGACGACTTCGCAAATCTCTACGTGGATCGAACCGGCGGCGCCGGCTTCTACGCCGTCGCGATCCGAATCCGGCCGGTGTAGCAGCCGAGGTAACGAGGCTCACATTTCCGAATCCGAAGTAATTCAGATTCAGAGCCTCGTTACCTCAGCTTTCCCCTCCGCCTGCCTACACCCGCGAACTGGCCGCGAAGCCCGCCGCGGTCCGCTGTCCGCATTGTGCGTCCATCGTCTATAGCCGCCGAAGCAAGCTTTGTGGCGTGTGCAACCAGAGTTTGCCCCAGGCGGTTTTGTTTGATTCGACCGAGTCCGAACGGGTCGAGCAGCTTCTGGCCCGGGAGCGGCATCGGCACCGCCTGTGGATGGAACGGTATTCCAGCGCACGGTGAAGGGCCCGCTTCTAACCAAAGTTAGCGCCTGAAAGTCTTGCTTGAAAAACAAGAGTCTGTGGGATTGTGGCGCGGGTTATACGGATGAGCCGCTTCTTCATCCGCGAAATCCGCGAAATCCGTGGTAGAAAGCTCGGGACTCCAAGCGGTGCAAGAACGCGCTTGCCGAATCGTCTAGTGACTTCGTCCCGTGTAGCGCAGATTTCGGAGTGACTTTCCCTGCCCCGCGTTCCACATTCCCACTTCGTGAAGCGAAAGAGAAAGAGTCCCCCTGTTTCCCGAAGCGGACGCTTTAGCGCCGGTCCCGAAGCGGATGCGGCCCAATTTACCGAGTCCGTTTCATTTGACCGGCGGCTCTGGCGGTACGACATCCTCGGTTCGATGGCCCACGCCACCATGCTGCAAAAGATCGGCCTGCTCACCAAGGCGGAACGGAACGCCATCGTGCAAGGACTCGAACAGATCGGGCAAGAGATCGCCGCCGGCACGTTTCGCTGGAGAACCGATCTGGAGGACGTGCACATGAATATCGAAGCCGCGTTGACCCGGCGGGTCGCGGCGGGCGCGAAGCTCCACACGGGCCGTTCGCGCAACGACCAGGTCGCGCTCGATATGCGGCTCTGGCTCCGGGACCAGCTTGCCGCCCTGGCGCGCGAGCTCCAGGATTTGCAGACGGCGTTGGTCGAACTTGGTGCCAGGAATGCGAGCGTCGTCTTGCCGGGCTACACCCACTTGCAACGCGCGCAGCCGGTCTATTTCGCCCATCACATGCTTGCTTACGTGGAGATGTTCGAGCGCGATCACCAGCGGCTCTCCGAATGTTTTCAGCGCGTCAACATCTGCCCGCTGGGCAGCGGCGCGATCGCCGGCTCGACGTTGCCGTTGGATCGCGAGATGGTCGCGACGCTGCTGGGCTTCGTCGATTCCCGGAACCGTCCGCGGCTCACCCAGAATTCGATGGACGCCGTGAGTGATCGGGATTTTGCGATTGAATTCTGCGCTTCGGCGGCCTTGATCGCGCTTCACCTCTCGCGGTTGGCGGAAGATTTGATTCTCTGGGCTACGGCGGAGTTCAACTTCATCAAGATTGGCGACGCCTACACGACCGGCTCGTCGCTCATGCCGCAAAAGAAAAACCCGGATATCGCGGAGCTCTCACGCGGCAAAGCGGGCCGCGTTTTTGGAAATCTGGTGGCGTTGCTCACGCTCCTCAAGGGATTGCCCATGACTTACAATCGCGATCTCCAGGAAGACAAAGAGCGTGTGTTCGACACCGCGGACACGGTGCGATCCACCGCGCGCTTGATGGCAGGGATGCTGCGCCACACGAGTGTCGAAAGAGAAAACTGTCTGCGAGCCGCGAGCGATCCCGGCCTGCTGGCCACCGACCTGGTAGATCACCTGGTGCGGAAGGGCCGGTCGTTTCGCGAGGCGCACCATGATATCGGAAAACTCGTGGCACTGGCCGAGCAAACTGGCAAACGGCTCGATGAACTGTCCCTGGCCAAGTTGCGTTCGGTTGATCCAAAGCTGAACACCGAGGCCTTGAAAATCTTCGATCTCCATCAAGCGCTGGCGCGGAGGAATTTGACCGGCGCGCCAGGAACCCGGGAAGTAAAGCGGCAATTGGAGCGATGGATGATGAGGTTAGATGGAACCAAGAACGCCAAATGAACGGCCAATGAACGCAAATGAAGGTGAATCCTTCATCTGGGGCGGCGGTTCCTCGCCTCGGCCCTCTCCCTTGTATGGGTTTAGCGTGCCTTGCGCCGTAGCGCAGAGTTGCACTCTGCTGTATCGCCGATTTGCAATCGGCAGCGCGCCGGCGAGTTCCAGATCCCTGGAACTTGTCGGGCGCCTGCGGAATGCAATTCCGCGATACGGCAGATTGCAAATCTGCGCTACGCTACGCAGATGCTCTTCCTTGAGGAGAGGGAGCATTGACTGCCGCATTTCGATCTATCGAGCACCGAGGGTTACCCCCAGCACGGTATGCCTTTTTCCCCTCTCCCTGAGGGA
It includes:
- the lipA gene encoding lipoyl synthase; protein product: MPEWLRIRLPASDTFSQTRSLLADLKLHTVCESAKCPNHWECWGRGTATFMIAGDRCTRACGFCAVTTAKPLPLETDEPARVAEAVRRMRLKHVVITAVARDDLPDGGAEHFRRTIEAVRAASPGIGIEVLAPDFLDSDCSIETVLAASPDIFNHNLETVRRLTPHVRFRATYERSLSVLRKVKAWRRDSIYTKSGLMLGLGETEEELLTALADLRRAGCDMLTLGQYLQPTLRHLPVVEFVPPSRFDEYRTIAERMGFSHVASGPMVRSSYHADEFKPITHEAP
- a CDS encoding cupin domain-containing protein, with amino-acid sequence MDVKNLDQVPAFTTKDGSEIRELLAHRNSAIRNQSLAEARLGPGASTQEHFHVKAEEIYFITSGQGRMRIEGETRTVGVGDAIAIPPGQKHKIWNLGSEPLRFLCCCAPAYEHSDTVITEAVQ
- a CDS encoding glutaredoxin family protein yields the protein MKPKRIRLFVRPYCGWCHEAADWLNERGLEFETLDVAANPDARQEMMQISGQGLAPVIDVDGKVLADFDTDQLAAFWEKLEQPAEPL
- a CDS encoding sulfurtransferase; this translates as MEHSPGFLKLVNDSKSRVKEITLDQAREQLAKNPQAVLLDVREDHEWQKGHAAEAVHLGKGILERDLEKMFPNPETEIIMYCGGGFRSALTADAAQKMGYRNVYSLMGGYKALAGAGWPIKS
- the argH gene encoding argininosuccinate lyase, which encodes MKRKRKSPPVSRSGRFSAGPEADAAQFTESVSFDRRLWRYDILGSMAHATMLQKIGLLTKAERNAIVQGLEQIGQEIAAGTFRWRTDLEDVHMNIEAALTRRVAAGAKLHTGRSRNDQVALDMRLWLRDQLAALARELQDLQTALVELGARNASVVLPGYTHLQRAQPVYFAHHMLAYVEMFERDHQRLSECFQRVNICPLGSGAIAGSTLPLDREMVATLLGFVDSRNRPRLTQNSMDAVSDRDFAIEFCASAALIALHLSRLAEDLILWATAEFNFIKIGDAYTTGSSLMPQKKNPDIAELSRGKAGRVFGNLVALLTLLKGLPMTYNRDLQEDKERVFDTADTVRSTARLMAGMLRHTSVERENCLRAASDPGLLATDLVDHLVRKGRSFREAHHDIGKLVALAEQTGKRLDELSLAKLRSVDPKLNTEALKIFDLHQALARRNLTGAPGTREVKRQLERWMMRLDGTKNAK
- a CDS encoding Rieske (2Fe-2S) protein; this encodes MSKDPIHRREFIKVLALTTAYSRLRDGDWFGTVLAEVSAQARPTVGILRLNIDDFPALRNDFGSVRIGTSRLAANVPAGLFYPMLINRAPGGQFYALNSECTHAGCAVPVFSRASNSSTCPCHGSRFAIDGRAITGPASFPLQSYKTSFDGANRLAIEIPDWPHEIAGSIVNGGAALPPRLQLKFLAFANLEFEVLFRASLSEPWKQVPFALTPDGAASQTVFPGIDDFANLYVDRTGGAGFYAVAIRIRPV